From the Xenopus laevis strain J_2021 chromosome 7L, Xenopus_laevis_v10.1, whole genome shotgun sequence genome, the window TTCTTATGTACTTTTGGCCTTCCTTATGATAtggtaaatttgagtttttttagttccacttaaattttattttgagattactattttttttattattattaatataatgtatcATTTACTCCTACCTTGACCTTCACTTAGACGTAGAGTAAATTTGAAGCTTGTTTTTCCAATCAGATTTTCTGCTGTGCACATATATTGTCCAGTTACATCACTGGTCACTGGAGAGACCACCAAATAAGAAACAAAGTCATTAGAAATTACTGTGAAGTTTTCTCCATGGAGAAGCGGTACCGGCTCAGGTGTGAGTCTGTACCAGGTGAACGTTGCAGGAAGCAGTTGTTGTGGGACAATGATGTTTTCTTTCCTAATTTCAGAGGTCAGAGGGACAGACAAAATGGCTTTCTTTCCCCATTCTCCTTCAACTAATGTGTCACTGGAAATCCCCGAAGACTTTGGGGTGtcttaaaaaagaaagaagatcAGCAGATTAAATCACATGTTTACTTGCAGCAATTTGTTTGAATCTGGATGGCAAggtatttttaggagatttttcACAGATGGGTGGCACAATTGTCctgtggggtaaaaaaaaaaatatcccttttttttacttattcagtaTTAACTGTGAAAAATGAAATCAGAtatgtttgtcacacaaacataccttattccacagattaaaaggaaattatGTTAGTCTTTCTCTCATTTCCTAGCCCCCCTTAGGCTCattcaacccctccctcaccaTGTCCCTTTATtgagtgatggattctgggaattgAAGTACTCCTGCTTTTCAGAGACTACGGAGGGCAGTGTGTTGTTTAGTGGGTAGCATTTCTGCATTGCAGCTCTTTGTCCAGATGTTGATTCTGACTTGGGAACTTTTTGCAAGGAATGTGTATGTTTGCCCTGTGTCTATGCAGGTTTCCCCCAACACTTTCAGTCCTGAATagattttattgaataaaaattatagaatataattacaatacttttttcaattaaggAGGCCCTTACAAATGTGGGGGCTGGAAAggctggcttaaaggagaactaaaccctaaaaatgtatatggctaaaaatgtcatattttatgtactgaacttattgcatctgcctaaagtttcagcttgtcaatagcagcaataatccaggacttcaaacttgtcacagggggacaccatcttggaaagtgtatgtgacactcacatgctcagtaggctccgAACAGCTGTTgcgaagctaaacttaggggttgtcgcaaaatttcaagcagaaaattaggttgtaggtgattattacattttggtgctaattgcactggtttttgtgatACTGGTAtttgcattaattactaatcagccttatactatgacatttacagtatattctgtgtactgtatatttgagtcggtccctaagctcagtaagtgacagagcatgtgcagtgaatcagcagaaaagaagatggggagcttttGGGGGCATCTTCGACGGCAccgatttttactgctaaagggctgttaacataatatacaacatttctgccctacttctttagtttaactttaatTCTACTTTAAAGCAAACAGCCAAAAACAAGCATTACAGTGTCGTTTTTCACTCACCTATGATCAGTGAACAGGATTGTGTCCATCCCTGGTGTCCTTCACAATTTAATACACTTGCAGGATGGGTCAGCGAAACATTCCTAGTCACTTTGTCTGTTCCCGAAGCCTCCTGGTTAGCAAACTTCAAAGTCAGGTTGGCGGCAGGGTACCCCCATGGCCAGGAACAAAAGAGCTGTATACTGTCATCCAAACGCTCTGCCCCACAAGTAATCTGCCCATCTGGAGCCCCTGTGGAGCAATAGTCAAGGGGATGAATGAAGTTAAAACACATGAAtttgttgcattcattttctttcctttaagtCATTCTGGTATGTCTTTGTTAGTCAAATTGTCATATTCAGTGGGTATTTTTATCCTCAAAGAATTGTCATATTGCCAGGAAAATTACTACATAGCAGGACTTTTATTCCTCAGCAAAATAGGTTTACCCTTATGTCTAAGAGATGCTTTATTTAGAAGGTATACattggtaaaaggcaagcaagcattCTTCATTTTCTCAAAAAATCTGACCACTGGAAGTCACTATTTGACTATAGCCGTGGGTGAAGCTTCCTTGTGCGAACAACCATTGCCAACCCTGGCGCACACACACTTGATTTATAGCACGATCAAGTTATAGACAGCCACATCTGAGTGTGTCACAACATAATGTATctttttatacattacagttccTCATTTCATGTACATTGAGAATTTGGGTGTATGCCATGCCACTGAGACAGAGTGCCCTGCAGCAAGTCATACACTTCAATTACGCCAATTACTTCCAGCTCATAGTAGAAGTAGCGATTACTGAATTTTAATATTGACAGTCATCAGTGTGCTATGTGTTACTCTGTTTGGTGATACTTACAACTCAGTGTCAAATTAGAGCTTGTCTCATTGTTTAGATAATTTGCGACAGTGCATGTGAAGTATCCGTGATCCTCTCTAGAGACAGGACTGATAATTAGAGTGGAGTTATTATTGATCAGGTGATATCGGGGGTTGAGAGGCAGGTCTAATTCACGGAGGGTCCAGGTGTAGTTGACTTCTGTCCCACGGGATGAACACAGTAGAGCCACGGAGTCTTTATCCACCGTCACTGGCTTTGAGGCATTATTTTGCAAGATTACGTCGGAGACTTTTACTGTCAAGTAAAATAAGATGTCAAGGGGAAAAATATTTCTGCTTCAGcattttatctttattaataCATAAAGGGCCGAtttaataacaaatcaaatttaaatttctttcacaaatcgtttttttaaaaattcatgtttttttcattcactAAACTAAGCTGAAACTAAACTTTTGTATTCAACCCTAATACAAAAGTTTGCCAAGAAAAAGTATTTGAGGTCCTATAGTCATGAAGTCAAAGGGAACTGTGCTTGTCATATTGGACCCACATTTTGTTTCCCCTaaacttttaaagttttttggattttttagagcatcattcagcatttttgttgttctctttatatttggtctttaaataaattatagggcattagtggttttagagaaaatgagtagTTATGGGTGACATTTTTTGCCAGGTTCCTCAGCGAAAAAAACGCCTATAGACTGCACATAATTTGAATTcacataaaccccccccccccagaaatctGAAGAGGAAACCAGCATATCTCTACTTATATGCTTTACCTGCTCTACCAAAATAATGGGAATTGTACATTTCTTGTTACATGGTGAAAATGTCATGGATTACCAGAATGGGAATTTGTGGTCAGATCATGAAGTAGTTTTGGCTTAATGTGCTAAGGTTTTGCACTGTGGGAAGTATTCAAATTTTGATTAGGGGAGTAAAGGTCGAACTAGGATACTGGGAAGTTCCCCATGGACCCTTTTTAAAGTTCTGCTGTTTACATTTATTACCAGCACTATTactattttatttccaaaataaaaacGCCTGATGGCATGCTAATCTATGTGGGTTTCATAGTCTTTCCCAAAAGAAATGTCTGAAAAATAGTGTCTGTGgaatccaaattatgaaagaaAACCATCTGGTAGGAAAACTGGTAGGAAAGAGCTATTATAGGACTTTGTTGGGTTCAGGGTAAAGACAGGTGCCATATTTATTACCAAGCTAAAGCAGGAGAAGCAAGGAAGGACGTTAATTTTATACCTCTGGCAGGTTGATTTTCACAGGAAGAATTTGCACAGTGTAAATAGGAGAGGAAAAGCCTTCTagtgggcaaattcactaagatccgaagttgcgacatcttcgccgcactttgccaggcgtagtttcgccagcgctatgcaaattcactaaattgcgaagttgcgctcagtgaGGTGAACGGTagagaagttgcgctaccgttacttcgtcaggcaaagcgaagttacgctagcgatgcctaatttgcatacggcgcaaagttaaaatataatggacgtatatgctgcagcaactacattacactacacatgtgcacactgtatcgttgagttgccatatgttgggaaatgtaggggggaaggagggtactcccaaaaaaattgagactattttttttactatcacccttataaaaagtaaaagacaccagcgttttttgggacttagaaaaaatttcaactttttttgaagcaagccctatctactctattgcacttcgcctggtctgagctggcgaaagcaagtctggcgcaagaggtaacgttcagtaaaattagcGAATagattagtgaattagcgtagttatagcctttcgccatagcgcaactttcgtctggcgtaagggtgcgtagtagcgctagagtaggtccatttCACTAGCGAAGCCAGCGCCCGTTAGAAATTCAgcaaagtaactaaatgacgtcacactgatgaatttgcgctagcgttatcTGCtccacgctttagtgaatttgcaccaatGTGTTGGGCCTTTGCTACACCAGTTTGGCACTACTAGTTATAAGCCCATTGCCTTGATCATGGACTAATGCAGTTTCAGTAAGACTAATGTGGTGTTCAAGAATCACTGCTAGGTCCCACTATCCCCGGGATATGTTTCTCTGGAACTTTTGTATTCCTTCTAAAAAAGCTACTCAAAGTACAACTCAACATGCATTGTGCCTTGCATGTAATCTAAATGGAAGCACTGCAATATGCTAAAAGCCCTTTGTTGCTGAAGCTTAAATAGTGATTATGTATAGTAAAGAACTTTTGTGTTGTctggtatttactgtatattactttTGTTAGATATATGAATCAACATAAGTTTGGAGATAAGTAGTAAACTTGCTATAACTTTTATAGTGTAAAAGGGTGCCAAATTGCTTTCCATACTGCTGATTTAATAATAAGCCATTGCATGCGGGCCTTAATGCgatctgcaccttgcaccagattAAAAATGTGGTGCAAGGTGCAGAACACAGTGTTGGCTGGTGGGTGCTATGGCCTTACTGTATTTCATAGGGCAGTGGGTAAGTAAAGGGATCCTCTGCAGATGGGAGGGGAGACACCTATGTGCCgccactcatgaatacagtgctgccaaatgtaGGCAGTGCTGTAGTCATCCTGACTTCTGAAGTGTAAAGAGTTAAAAAATGCCCCAACATTCATAGACTAACCTTTTTGTATTGTGAGTTTGAGCAACCAATCAGGCACCACTGGTAAggttatttaaatgcatttgatgTTTCATTTGAAAGTTCATTAACAAGCCTTATGGACTCAAAATGGCCTTTTCTTTGCTCAGATTCTGCAATAAGGCTATTTTGTTATCTGTATGAATGCCAGTCAGTACCACAAATTTTGGGGCACTGTTTAGCTGTGCATTGGAAGATTTACATATTTGGAATAAAGGGTGCTGCTTGCACTTTGTGTGCcatgcatttatatatgtatatttccaGTTTGCTCTCACCTGCCACATCCAGCATGAGCGaattgctgctgctactgctgacTGGATTAAGGATAATGCAAGTGTAGTTTCCACTGTCATTTTCTGTGATTGGATGAAAATCCAGATGTTGGCTGGTGGTGTTACAGGTTATGTGAGATGAAGAGCAGGAAACGATTTGACCATCTCTGAGGAAAGTGTAATTGTACACAGTCTGGCTCCCATTATTGCATTTTAATGTTAGATTGTTGCCATGCACCGGGCGGGAAGTGGGATTAGCAGTGAGGACTGGAGGAGTCATCAGATCTGTTGGGAATGGGAAGACAATGATAATTTGCACaaacactgttttatttattcacaaataataTGGGATTGGGGAACATCATGTGTTCATTGCCCTGTCTCCAGCCCATCTGATGAATTAAGGGTCAGAAACACAAGGTTTGGTTGAAGAAATGGAGGAATATTCAGTTTCCATCTCTTGTCCTCTGACAGCTACCTATCATATTTACAACTGTTGCCTTTGTCACCATCAAGCATGCAAAACATTGATATTTAAAAAGTCAAGTGATTAAAGTTTGACATCTTGTGccctaaaaacttttaaaagttttttactcCTTTAAAACTAGCAGCGCACAGAGCCAAGCTTGAATATGTTGGTATTTAAAGAAAGAGACCAAGTACTGTATATTCCTATACCTACTGTGATCAGCACGTACTTTTGTGCTGCCACATATGGACTATATTCACATAGACTTCAAATTGAGTCTTATGCTGAATCAGTAAAGGACCACAGTGCTAAATGAGAGGCTATCTTGTACTCATCCGAGCAGTTCAACATCCAGGTGCGCCTTTACAGAGATTGGAAAGGAAGAGTTTATTTCCATTAAAAGAATCTTCCAACATAAAACTGGTATGTGGGCACTGCTATCACTGCCCCCAACCAATTAGGTTGCTGGGGTGATGCAACAAGTGTAGTGGAAATGAGCACACATGGTCTCCTTTCCTGGCCCAGTGGATAGGGAGAGAAGCCAACAACCAACAGGTCCTGGGTTCAAGAGCCTGTCATTAGTAATTTGACTTCATGGTTCCACCATCCCATAAAGGCAAGCCTTAGATTAATTGAAGCCCTGTGTAATACTTAAGATTTGGTGATCAGTGACGATTAGAAATCACAACCAACAGTGCAGAAAGGTACCGCCAAATACTGCTTTGAATGTCCGTGACATATATACTAGTCAGATGTTTGCTGAAATCTAGTTTATCCAGTGTACCCATAGTGAATAATTTGTACTAGAATACCAGTATAGAGTTTGCATTTTAGGGATAATCGCTGTATTTATTTGATCAAAGAAATCGATCGTACAAACTTCACTCTGCATCTAATGCTGATAACTGCTGTGTACAACAGGACTGTGATTGGAGTTTCCAGCAGAACTAAAGCCATCagtttgcaataaatattttctttatctcCCACTTGTGCACTGGAAAATATCTGCCGAGGAGAAACCACAgtctgatttgagttttcgggagCAAAGTTTCACTGATATCTGTGAGGAATGAGGAAACTATCCGTCCAACATGGTTTCTTCCCATCTATCAGCTCAGTGCAAAGGTTGGGGTGAGGCTCAAGTTGGTTAGAGGAAAGTTAATGATTTTTGTGTTATTGCCGCTGGACCATAACTCTGCAGAGTGGGGGTTACAAATCCTCTATTTtgtacccttaaaggggtgattcaccttaagataacttttagtatgttatatacagtagaatgaccaattctgagCAAGTTtacaattggtctacattatttattttctatcatttttgaattttttgactctttacagctttcaaatggggtcactcaCTGTTAAcacaaagttaactcaaaggtgacaaCTCCTTTAATGCAGCCTTTTTAACCCCAGTTCCAGCTAATTGCAGTTGCACACAAATTTTCCTATTCTGATGCCAGTGAAAGGATGACTCAATCCATAAATCACTGTCTTAATTAAACTGGAAATGATGACATACTACAGTACAGGGAAAACTAAACTTtaaattttgcttatttttacagcattttttgtggtcctgcctataaattatgcataatacctttccctgtttttacgttttccttgattttacgccaattgtttttggttccttgaaaaacttaaaatgggggttctgctgtatatAACATGAATGTCCTGTCCAACACAAACCCACAGGCTTATGGGACATGGGACACTTTGACCTCTGCAAAAACAGTGTTAGCTTGCAGCTACTTTTCACTCACATGAAAAGAAAACCAATGTGCCAAAAAACAGGTTTATGATGGGAACCttataattgtatttcttttttaacatgatttattGCCCAATGTTGATCCAATCAGTGTATCTGATATGTGGTTCAGTTCTAGTTGCCATTAGGTACATTCCTTTTTCTAGTGTGTAAATTTACATACATGTAATATCAACTCTTTCTACTTACTGTGCACAATGAGAGTGACTGGGATCGAGGTAGTTTTATCATCATCTTTGTTTTTAATGCTTTGGTCATAAGATTTGGGATCAGAGACTAGTAGCCTGTCCAGCCTCAGTGTGGCATTTTGAAACAATTCACATCTTGAAACACAAATTGAGCTGTAAGTTGGATTTTGACCATCTTCAAGCGTTGCAATCGTATTGCTCCCAGCTGTCCATGTTATTATGTTACGTGGCGGCACCTCCAGGGTAGTGAACATAAACACAGATCCCCCGACAGCTCCATCGAACTGACGGGCAGTCAAAGTAGTcactgcaaaataattttaatacattaaGAAGTGATTGATGATATGCAATTCTCATTTGCGAATGTTACAATACCGGCTCCAATTCTATTGACCTTTGTACAATTATAAACTTGCTGGTAACAAACACACTTTTGTTTGACGCACAACAATGTTTTTCTCTCATTGGAGTCTATTGGCATTTTTGgcggtgaaaaattttgctcatcattaataaggactacacattttattttaggaGGAAAATATGGTGGCCCTGTTCTATAAAGTCTGCTCCTCTACAGTAAATGATGATCCTTCAAAATAAGATCATCATAGACattcaataaaatcaaattttttcttgaTGTGATTCCTTTTGCCCCTGCTGCTGTTGTTTCCATAGTGGGACTGAAGGGTCTCTTTTATGTGGAAAGAGGCAGAACAGAAAGGCTAGTCAGTAAAATAACATAcacaataataatgaaataatttagaaataaaaagccaATAAAGACAATTTAAactttatattgtgtattttggCTTTGCTCCTGAAATTTAAAATGTCTATGCATGGATTTCCAACATGGTTGTTGGTGCAACTAATTGCCTTTAAGTGTGTGACCAAGAGGTCTAAAACACTGATTGTTATGATCCCTTACAGACATATAAGGAACCATGGTTTAGCAAGGGAGGGGTTGAATGACTTTACCAGCCTAAGGGGAGTTGTCAGACTGACATGGTTTATAACCATCTATAAAGGTCTACTTTACAGGTAGCTAGAATTTCGGCAGGATTGCTAACCAGTTGTATCATTTACAAATGAAGGAACGAGGCAGCAACATAAATCGCAGGAAATACACTTCATTCATCCTGGCCAGATTTCActctaactattttttttaacactgacatgttttattggttttccaAACATATCAAATAAACTCGCTTAAACTGGTCAAGCATGTATATATAACATTTCatagattaaaataaaacaagatacTTTAaagtaagataaaataaaataagatggcATAAAATACAATaagataaagtaaaataaaatagggCGGCCAGGTTTCACTCAATATCATATGAATAAACATAATAAGATTAAGGCATAGTGTAAAGTCCTTTGTTTTGAAGATCACTATAGTAATAGATTCATGTAGTGCTAAAAAAAGGGGTAAATGTTCCAGGTGCCAATGGTGCCTGACGAGTTGTTGCGACATTTTTTAGCCTGATTGTTCACAAAATGGATAAGTTGTGAGGCTCTGAACATTTCATGTAGTGGTGGGTCATACTTTTGAATCAGTTGCTGTAGAGTTAGTGGTTTGCCTTGCCGAGTTAATGAATCTATTGTGCTCGCCCCATTTCTTAGCCACCAAGCAAATGCACGTCTGGAAGTTCCCGATGTCAATTCTGGGTTGTTTATTCACTGTAACTTTTGAAAATCGGCCCTTATATCCTCAGTGCTTCTCTGTTgtaccaaaagttttttttatgaaataaaacatCAGGTTGGTAAAACAAAGCAAATCAGTAGTTCAGTAGAAAACAAATTCAGATAATGTAGTGTTTGTGCAGTAGCCTGGAAGGGTGAAACTTTTTTTCCAGAGTATTTATAATCAGGGCTAACactcttaataataataagtaagtCCAACAATCTCTAATAACAGCCACCTGACAGGTTTTAATTCATTTGTTATTGACTTACACCATAACTATTATTAGACTGGCATTTGTTAGAATCAAAATTTGGAACCTTCTCAAGTCATTGCTTTTCAAGTGCTTCACTGAACTATCACCAAAATTAGCATTATTAAGATATTGCCATGTAAATGAatttatattcatctatatacgaTTAGATTGCAAGCTTAGCAGGGCAGataatttatttctgtatttcttgTTATGTGGAACGTAATCTCTgtagatttattttttacactgattgTCCTGCCAATTAGAACTtttatgtaatgtaaaaatgGAAAGTGCTGCATATGCTAAAAGAGCTCATTGGCAATAAATATGGTGCATGCCAACTTTCAGTCCATTTTACATCAGACCCATTTGTTATCAAACAATTGGGTTTACTGAGAGAAAGCCACA encodes:
- the LOC121395609 gene encoding carcinoembryonic antigen-related cell adhesion molecule 1-like isoform X2, giving the protein MGLSLRWNLWTLFVLASVTTLTARQFDGAVGGSVFMFTTLEVPPRNIITWTAGSNTIATLEDGQNPTYSSICVSRCELFQNATLRLDRLLVSDPKSYDQSIKNKDDDKTTSIPVTLIVHNLMTPPVLTANPTSRPVHGNNLTLKCNNGSQTVYNYTFLRDGQIVSCSSSHITCNTTSQHLDFHPITENDSGNYTCIILNPVSSSSSNSLMLDVAVKVSDVILQNNASKPVTVDKDSVALLCSSRGTEVNYTWTLRELDLPLNPRYHLINNNSTLIISPVSREDHGYFTCTVANYLNNETSSNLTLSWAPDGQITCGAERLDDSIQLFCSWPWGYPAANLTLKFANQEASGTDKVTRNVSLTHPASVLNCEGHQGWTQSCSLIIDTPKSSGISSDTLVEGEWGKKAILSVPLTSEIRKENIIVPQQLLPATFTWYRLTPEPVPLLHGENFTVISNDFVSYLVVSPVTSDVTGQYMCTAENLIGKTSFKFTLRLSEGQGSSGINLSPGAVAGIVIGAIAAGCIITLTIVLLQKKLSDKKQPANETSKIDFQPSGVSNPYMNWHRSTTTVAQQVNPGVQDEDNYEELQFQDNIEYDKISP
- the LOC121395609 gene encoding carcinoembryonic antigen-related cell adhesion molecule 5-like isoform X3, translating into MGLSLRWNLWTLFVLASGETGIVTTLTARQFDGAVGGSVFMFTTLEVPPRNIITWTAGSNTIATLEDGQNPTYSSICVSRCELFQNATLRLDRLLVSDPKSYDQSIKNKDDDKTTSIPVTLIVHNLMTPPVLTANPTSRPVHGNNLTLKCNNGSQTVYNYTFLRDGQIVSCSSSHITCNTTSQHLDFHPITENDSGNYTCIILNPVSSSSSNSLMLDVAVKVSDVILQNNASKPVTVDKDSVALLCSSRGTEVNYTWTLRELDLPLNPRYHLINNNSTLIISPVSREDHGYFTCTVANYLNNETSSNLTLSWAPDGQITCGAERLDDSIQLFCSWPWGYPAANLTLKFANQEASGTDKVTRNVSLTHPASVLNCEGHQGWTQSCSLIIDTPKSSGISSDTLVEGEWGKKAILSVPLTSEIRKENIIVPQQLLPATFTWYRLTPEPVPLLHGENFTVISNDFVSYLVVSPVTSDVTGQYMCTAENLIGKTSFKFTLRLSEGQGSSGINLSPGAVAGIVIGAIAAGCIITLTIVLLQKKLSDKKQPANETSKIDFQPSGVSNPYMNPGVQDEDNYEELQFQDNIEYDKISP
- the LOC121395609 gene encoding carcinoembryonic antigen-related cell adhesion molecule 1-like isoform X1; this encodes MGLSLRWNLWTLFVLASGETGIVTTLTARQFDGAVGGSVFMFTTLEVPPRNIITWTAGSNTIATLEDGQNPTYSSICVSRCELFQNATLRLDRLLVSDPKSYDQSIKNKDDDKTTSIPVTLIVHNLMTPPVLTANPTSRPVHGNNLTLKCNNGSQTVYNYTFLRDGQIVSCSSSHITCNTTSQHLDFHPITENDSGNYTCIILNPVSSSSSNSLMLDVAVKVSDVILQNNASKPVTVDKDSVALLCSSRGTEVNYTWTLRELDLPLNPRYHLINNNSTLIISPVSREDHGYFTCTVANYLNNETSSNLTLSWAPDGQITCGAERLDDSIQLFCSWPWGYPAANLTLKFANQEASGTDKVTRNVSLTHPASVLNCEGHQGWTQSCSLIIDTPKSSGISSDTLVEGEWGKKAILSVPLTSEIRKENIIVPQQLLPATFTWYRLTPEPVPLLHGENFTVISNDFVSYLVVSPVTSDVTGQYMCTAENLIGKTSFKFTLRLSEGQGSSGINLSPGAVAGIVIGAIAAGCIITLTIVLLQKKLSDKKQPANETSKIDFQPSGVSNPYMNWHRSTTTVAQQVNPGVQDEDNYEELQFQDNIEYDKISP